GATCGTGGTGCTTCGGAATGGGCAAGTCTTGTCCATGGTCGGGCTGGCGTCGCGCAAGAGATGTGCCGCTTGTCATGATCAAACCATCGGGGTTTCTAATTGCCTGATGGTCTGAGTTGACTGAGGGCCCGCCCAAAGAGACGGTGCGCAACTTCTGCGCACCGCGCAACAAATGCACAGCGGAGTTAACCTGCAAGCGGTCGCCTAGCGGTTCTCCGGCGTAGCCCACTTTCCAACCAAACCGGAACGGAAACATGGCGCTTGCGTTTCGCCACCGGGCATGCGATCGGACTGTAACCGTGCGAGCCCAGATCCGGCTGGATCCGTTCCAGCGATTCCTCGCGGCCGTGCTGCTGTGCAGCGCGCTCGCGATAGCCGTCCTCGGTGCAGCCGTCGACCACCTGCTCACGCGCAATCTCTTCGACCGCGAGGCCCAGGTTACGGCAGAGGCGGTACGAGTCCTCACAAACCTAGACTTGACCCCCGAACAATTCCGCTTCGTGGCCAGCAACAACAAGACGTGGGCGTTTACTCACCTGGCGCAGCACCTCACCAGCATCCCCGAGATCAGGCACGTGAAGATTTACGACGCAGAGGAGGGGACAGCGGTTTGGTCCGACGAGTGGCAATGGATGCAACAGGACGAGCAGAGCAACCCTGAGCTGGCGGCGGCCCTCAAGGGGCAGACCGAGGTGGAGATGAGGACACCTACGGCGCTGCGCTCGCACGAAGCTGGTGGCTCTGACGGCCACCGCATCCTTCAGGTCTACGTCCCCATGGTCTCACCCGACGGCAAGGTGTACGCGGTTTTCGAGGTCTCCAAGAACCCGGCGACCTTCTTCCGCAACCTCGATAGCGCCCGCCGTATGCTGTGGCTCATCTCCTTGGGCGTAGGCATTGTGCTCGTCGCCCTGTTGGCACACATCTTTCTCCGTGCCCGTCGCACCGAGATGGCACTACACACACGCAATCGTGAGGTGGAAGCACAGCTGATCCAAGCGGAGAAGCTGAGCGTTGTGGGCGAGATGGCCGCCGCGATCGCGCACGAGGTGAACAATCCCCTCGGCATCATGATGGGAAAGACCCGGGAGCTGCGGGCGATGACGAACGAGCGTGGTTGCCCGCAGGTCTGCCGCGAGGACTTTGACGTCTTTGGCCGCGAGATCGGTCGCATCGCTGAGGTTGTGCGCAGCCTCCTGCTCTTTGCGCGAAAGTCCGAGACGACATTGGCGGCGACCGATGTGAACCAGGTTCTCCGCGAAACCGTGCGCTTCGTCGGGCCTTCTTTCGCACGCGCGAATGTCGCGATCGTACCCGAGCATTACGACGCGCTCCCGCTCGTGCGCGCCGACGCCAACCAACTGAAACAGGTGTTCCTCAACCTGTTGCAGAATGCAAAAGATGCGATGCCGGACGGGGGATCGATCCGGCTGCGCACCTTGTCACAAAACGGCCACATCAACGTGGAGGTTATCGACACCGGCACGGGCGTGCCCCCGGAGATCATCGGCCGCCTCTTCGACCCATTCTTTTCAACGAAAAAGGCCGGCGACGGGTCGGGGCTGGGCCTCTCGGTCAGCTACGGGATCATCAGGGCTCACGGGGGCAGCATCGAAGTCAGCAGTGAAGTTGGCCATGGATCGATTTTCCGTGTGGTTCTCCCAACTCTCGCATAGCGCCGACAGCCCGGTATCGGCGTCCGCGTTTGATCAGGTGGACCGGTATTTTCTCGCGCTGCGCGTGGGGTCCGCCGGGGCAGCCGCCGTGTGGCTATGGAGATTCGCCGCACCAGGTGTGACGCTCAAGGGTGTTACCCTCACTGCGGCGTTCGCGGCCTACTCGCTGGCGCTGTATCTGCAGGTGTGGCGTCACCCGAGCGCGCGTGCACGCGCCTATCTGGCGGTGCTGCCGGCGGATCTCGTGTTCCTCTTCCTCGTCTGTCTCTGGTCAGCGGAGCCGATGTCCGGCGCCTATCTCGCCTTCTACTTGCTCGTCGCACTGCACGCGTTCTACTTCGGCGCAGTGGTGGGCATTGGCGCCGCCACTGGCTTTGCCGGATTGTACACGACCCTGTATCTCTGGCTGCCCTCGGCGCAGCGGTGCTCACTGGAAGACCTGACGCTGCGTTTAGGATTCGCGTTTTTCATTGCGTACTCGCTGGCCCTGGTTTCCCGCCAGATGCGCACCAATCGCCAACGCCTGTTCGAAGTCAATCTGCAACTGCAGCACCGCAATCAGACTCTCGAGCAGACCTACCGGCACCTGTCCGTCGGTCGTCTCGCTGGGGACGTGGCCCATCACATCAACAATCCCGCCGCGATCATCGTCGGCAAGGCAGAGGTGATGCGCCGGCAGGCGGAGCGCGATGGCCTGCCGCAACGCTATCTGCAGGATCTCACCACCATCGCGGAATCCGCATTTCGCATCGGCGGAGTTGTCCGCAGCTTGCTCGCCCTGTCTCCCCAGCAAGACGGGAGGCCGCAAAGTATCGACATTGCGAAAGTCGCACATGGCGTCATTCTGCTGTTTGAGAACCGAGCCACCCAGCGGCGCGTCCACATTGAGCAACGCCTGACGCCGGGCTTGCGAGTGCACGGCCAGGAAAGCGCGCTGCGGCAGGTGATCGTCAACCTGTTGTGCAACGCCCTCGACGCCGTGAAAGACGGCGGAGAGGTGGTGGTCGACACCCGCCCCGGGGCAGAGCCGGAGACGGTGGAACTGCGAGTGCGCGACGATGGACACGGCATTCCCCGTGAGCATCTGGATGAGGTCTTCAGTCCCTTTTTCACCACCAAGGACGGAGCCGATGGCGTCGGCCTCGGTCTTTCTCTCTCACTCACCATCGTCCGCCGGCTCGGCGGCACGATGCGCGTGGACAGTATGCCCGGGAATGGCTCGACGTTCACGGTCGGTCTGCCGGTCGACGCCAGTCCCCTGGCGCGCGAGGAAGCGTCATGAAGAGCGTCTTAGTCGTCGACGACGAACTCTCCATGGCGCTCAACATGGAGCAGGTGCTCTCCCAAGCCGGCTATGCCGTGCGCACCTGCTCCACCGGTGCGGAAGCACTCGCCGCGCTCGCCAAGGAACCAGCCGACGTGATCTTGCTGGACCTCAAGCTGCCGGATGTCTCGGGCATGACCCTGCTCGAGCGCATCAGCGTGGAACGGCCGGGCTCGGTGGTGATCATGGTAACGGGCTTCGCCAGCATCGAAACCGCTGTGGAGGCGGTGAAAAAAGGCGCCGCAGATTTTCTCGCCAAGCCCTTCCCTCCCGACGAACTCGCGCTCAAGGTGAGCAAGGCCCTCGACTACCGCCGCTTGGTTGCGGAGAATGCGTCCCTGCGACGTCAACTCGGCACCCTTCCGCTGCGCCCGATCATCGGCCAGTCGCCTCCGATCTGCGCCATCATCGAAACACTGGGGAAGCTGCATGAGTCGGATTGCCGTGTGCTGATCACCGGTGAGAGTGGCACCGGAAAAGAACTGGTCGCGCGCTACTTGCACTATCACGGGCCGCGCGCGGAGCGCAGCTTTTTCGCCGTCAATTGCAGCGCCCTGACTGAGACGTTGATCGAGAGCGAACTCTTCGGACACGAGAAGGGCGCGTTCACGGGTGCGATCATCACCAAGAAGGGGCTGTTCGAAACGGCCGCCGGGGGCACGCTGTTCCTCGACGAAATCGCCGAAACCAGCCCTGCTTTTCAGGCGAAACTGCTGCGCGTCATCCAGGAGAAGGAGTACAAGCGCGTCGGCGGCGAACGCACCATCAAGACGGATGTGCGGATCATCGCCTCAACCAACCGCGACCTCGCCCGCATGATCGCCGCCGGTACCTTCCGTGAGGATCTGTACTACCGCCTCAGCGTGGTGACCATCCACATGCCATCGCTGCGCGAGCGTCGCGACGACATTCCGCTCCTGCTCGATCATTTCGTTCGGGTCCAAGCCGTCAACGTCAAGAAACCCGTGCCCACCATTGCCCCCGAGGCGCTCGAACTCCTGCGCAGCTACTCGTGGCCGGGTAACGTCAGGGAACTCGAGAACGTCGTCGAACGGGCCATGATCATGTTGGAGGGGCTGGTGCTGCGGCGACAGGATCTTCCCTCACTCGAGTCGGCCGAGAACCGCAGCCTGCCGCGGGAACTGACCACGCTCGAAGACTTGGAGCGCGAGCTCATCCGGCGCACGCTCACCGATCTGAACTGGAACAAAACCGCAGTCGCCAAGCGCCTCGGCATCAGTCGCCGCGCCCTGTACGACAAAGCCTTCCGTCTCGGCATCGTGCTCGATCCCCGGGACGCCGCCTGACGGGCGGCTCTACTGCCCTCACCACAGCCCTTTTCCCTTCCATCTCCACCACACCTGCCGTGCGGTTGCCGCATATGCGTGCCCACAGAACTTCGGTAGCGCCAACGCTGGCACCTTTGTTGCGAGAGTCGGTGGCGAGAACGGGAAAGAGGTGGCGGGTTCGGCGCCAGATCGCCGAATCTGTCCGCGAAAGGAGAGGACAGAAAGATGATCAGTATCATAACGAAGGGGGCGCTAGTTGTAGCGGCCAGTGTCGTTCTGAGCAGCGCGGCGGTGTCAGTGGCCCAGGCGCAGGACGCGAAGCAGGCTTTCGAGAAGAACTGCGTGATGTGCCATGGGGTGAGCGGTAAGGGTGACGGGCCTGCCGGCAAGATGTTGAAGCCACCACCCGCGGATTTTGCGACCGTGCTCAAAGGAAAATCGGATGCCGATATCACCAAGGTCATCAAAGAGGGCGGCAAGGCGGTGGGGAAATCGGCGGCGATGCCGGCTTTCGGCGGCAAGCTAAAGGACGATCAGATCCAAGGCATTATCGAACACGTGAAGGGATTCGCCTCCAAGTGATACGCCCGCTTTGCATTCTTTTGGGCTGCCTGCTCCTCGGCGCCTGCGAGAACGCCCCTGCGGCGGTAACTCAGCCCATTCAGTTCAATCACAAGGCGCATGTCGAGAAGGGCCTGCCTTGTGATGGCTGTCACCAGTCCGTCGAGAAAGCCGCCTCTGCCGGGATCCCCAAAACGGAAACCTGCATGATGTGCCACCAGGGAGCGATCACCGACAGCCCGGAGGAGGAGAAGGTGCGGCAGTACGGGGATAAGGGGCTGCAGATTCCCTGGCAACGCGTCTACGAAGTCCAGGGCCACGTGTATTTCTCACACCGCCGACATGTGGCCTTGGGAGGAGTCGAATGCGTCCAATGTCATGGTCCGGTCGGTGAAAGCACAGCGCCGGTGACGGTAGCAGCAGTTCCCGTGCGCATGGACAGGTGCGTCGGCTGCCACACCCAGAAGGGCGTGAGCATCGATTGCAACGCATGTCACAGATGAAACGTGAGCCGATGGACACTGACGAAAAGAATGGAATCAAGGTTAGCAGGCGTGGGTTTCTCGCGCTGAGTGGGGCGGGCGCAGCCGGTGTGGCGGTTTCCGGCTGTGGGCCGCACAAGTTGGCCGAGTTCCTCGAACTCACCGAGTCAGCCCGCAGGGCTCCCGGTGGCGAAGAACGATGGGTGACATCCATCTGTGGCCAGTGCGAGGGCGGCTGCTCTATTCGTGTCCGCACGGTCGGCGGACGCGCGGTGAACATCACCGGCAATCCGTTCTACCCCCTGAATCGCAACGGCCTTTGCCCAACGGGCCTGGCCGGGCTTCAGACTCTCTATAGTCCAGACCGCATTCGCGGGCCGCTGAAGCGGGTGGGAAACCGCGGAGAAGGAAAGTGGGAACCGATCTCGTGGGAGGAGGCGATCCAAACCGTCGCCCAGCAACTCCGAGAGATCAGAGAACGGGGTGAACCTCACTCCGTCGTCTTCCTCAGCGGGGACGGCAACGGGTTGATGGACACGCTGGTCTCCCGCTTCTGCCAGGCCTACGGCACTCCAAACGACGTACGAAACACGGGGGCGGCCCTGGAGACACAGGCACTGGCGCGCTTCTGCACGCAGGGAACCCGCGCGCCCCTGACCTATGACCTCGACAACACGAACTGCATTCTCTCTTTTGGTGCGCCGCTACTCGAGGCATCGGTCTCGCCCGTCCGCATGATGCGGACTTACGGCCACCTGCGCCAGGATCGCCCGGGCCCCAAGGCCAAGATCATCCAGATTGAGTCTCGCTTCTCGGCCACCGCCGCGAAGGCGGATGAGTGGGTTCCGATCCAACCCGGCACGGAAGGGGCACTCGCCCTGGGCATCGCCTATATCCTGATCCGCGAGGGCCTTTACGATAAACGCTTCGTGGATAACCACGCCTTCGGCTTCGAGGATTGGAAAGATGCCGACGGGACGGCGCACCAGGGTTTTCGGAACCTGGTGCTGCGGGAACACAATCTTGACGAGGTGTCGCGCCTCACCACCGTTCCGGTCAGCACGATTCTGCGGATCGCCAAGGAGTTCGCCACCCACAAGCCCGCCATTGCCCTCGGCGAGATGACCTCCACCAACGCGGCGTACAGCCTGATGGCGGTCCATGCTTTGAACGCTCTCGTGGGAAGCATAGATGTATCCGGCGGTGTCGTGTTTCCCCCCGAAGCACCACTGAAAGAGTTGCCCACTGTGCAACGAGACGACGTGGCGAAACGCGGCCTGACGCAGCCGCGGCTCGACGGTGCGGCATCGCGAGCCTTTCCGTTGGCACACCACGTCGCCACGGCGATGGCGGGGCCCCTGGCCGCGGAGAAACCTTATAAGGCGAACGCGCTCTTCCTGTATCAGGCCAATCCGCTCTTTTCCTCGCCGCAACCGGCAAGCTTCGCTCGGGCTTTCGAGAAGATTCCGTTCATCGTGAGTTTTTCACCGTTTCTCGATGAGAGCAGCACTCAGGCCGACCTGATCCTGCCGGACCATACGTACTTGGAAAAATGGCAGGACATGCCCGCTCCTCCGGTCGTGCCCTACCCGCTCTTCGGTTTGAGACAGCCGGCCGTGACGCCGCTCTACAACACCATGCACACGGGCGATGCCCTGATTCAGATCGCCAAGCAAGTTGGAGGGCCCGTCGCCGACGCTTTTCCCTGGGCGGATTTTCTCACGGTGCTCCAGTACCGCGTCACCGGCCTGTTTGAAGCGAAGCGCGGAGGCATCGTCGAGCCCTTTACCGACAAGTCGTGGACCGCGCTGCTGGAGGACCGGGGATGGTGGTCCTCCTCGTACCATTCCTTTGACGAGTTTTGGGCGCAGTTGCAGGACAAGGGGGGTTGGTGGGATCCGGCCTACAGTTTCGGCGAGTGGGCCCGAATCTTCCCGACGCCGTCTGGCAAGTTTGAATTCTACTCCTTGACGCTGAAGCAGAGCCTGACGGCTTTGGCTGAAACCGGCAAACACGACATCGAGGGGGCATTGAAGGATCTCAAACTGACGGCACGCGGCGACGCGTTGTGCCTGCCGCATTTCGAGTCGCCCCGATTCGCCGGAGCCGATGCCCAATACCCGTTTCACTTGAACATCATGCGGTTGCTGCCGCTGGCAGGC
This genomic interval from Candidatus Binatia bacterium contains the following:
- a CDS encoding ATP-binding protein codes for the protein MRAQIRLDPFQRFLAAVLLCSALAIAVLGAAVDHLLTRNLFDREAQVTAEAVRVLTNLDLTPEQFRFVASNNKTWAFTHLAQHLTSIPEIRHVKIYDAEEGTAVWSDEWQWMQQDEQSNPELAAALKGQTEVEMRTPTALRSHEAGGSDGHRILQVYVPMVSPDGKVYAVFEVSKNPATFFRNLDSARRMLWLISLGVGIVLVALLAHIFLRARRTEMALHTRNREVEAQLIQAEKLSVVGEMAAAIAHEVNNPLGIMMGKTRELRAMTNERGCPQVCREDFDVFGREIGRIAEVVRSLLLFARKSETTLAATDVNQVLRETVRFVGPSFARANVAIVPEHYDALPLVRADANQLKQVFLNLLQNAKDAMPDGGSIRLRTLSQNGHINVEVIDTGTGVPPEIIGRLFDPFFSTKKAGDGSGLGLSVSYGIIRAHGGSIEVSSEVGHGSIFRVVLPTLA
- a CDS encoding HAMP domain-containing sensor histidine kinase — its product is MDRFSVWFSQLSHSADSPVSASAFDQVDRYFLALRVGSAGAAAVWLWRFAAPGVTLKGVTLTAAFAAYSLALYLQVWRHPSARARAYLAVLPADLVFLFLVCLWSAEPMSGAYLAFYLLVALHAFYFGAVVGIGAATGFAGLYTTLYLWLPSAQRCSLEDLTLRLGFAFFIAYSLALVSRQMRTNRQRLFEVNLQLQHRNQTLEQTYRHLSVGRLAGDVAHHINNPAAIIVGKAEVMRRQAERDGLPQRYLQDLTTIAESAFRIGGVVRSLLALSPQQDGRPQSIDIAKVAHGVILLFENRATQRRVHIEQRLTPGLRVHGQESALRQVIVNLLCNALDAVKDGGEVVVDTRPGAEPETVELRVRDDGHGIPREHLDEVFSPFFTTKDGADGVGLGLSLSLTIVRRLGGTMRVDSMPGNGSTFTVGLPVDASPLAREEAS
- a CDS encoding sigma-54 dependent transcriptional regulator, producing the protein MKSVLVVDDELSMALNMEQVLSQAGYAVRTCSTGAEALAALAKEPADVILLDLKLPDVSGMTLLERISVERPGSVVIMVTGFASIETAVEAVKKGAADFLAKPFPPDELALKVSKALDYRRLVAENASLRRQLGTLPLRPIIGQSPPICAIIETLGKLHESDCRVLITGESGTGKELVARYLHYHGPRAERSFFAVNCSALTETLIESELFGHEKGAFTGAIITKKGLFETAAGGTLFLDEIAETSPAFQAKLLRVIQEKEYKRVGGERTIKTDVRIIASTNRDLARMIAAGTFREDLYYRLSVVTIHMPSLRERRDDIPLLLDHFVRVQAVNVKKPVPTIAPEALELLRSYSWPGNVRELENVVERAMIMLEGLVLRRQDLPSLESAENRSLPRELTTLEDLERELIRRTLTDLNWNKTAVAKRLGISRRALYDKAFRLGIVLDPRDAA
- a CDS encoding cytochrome c, encoding MISIITKGALVVAASVVLSSAAVSVAQAQDAKQAFEKNCVMCHGVSGKGDGPAGKMLKPPPADFATVLKGKSDADITKVIKEGGKAVGKSAAMPAFGGKLKDDQIQGIIEHVKGFASK
- a CDS encoding cytochrome c3 family protein; translated protein: MIRPLCILLGCLLLGACENAPAAVTQPIQFNHKAHVEKGLPCDGCHQSVEKAASAGIPKTETCMMCHQGAITDSPEEEKVRQYGDKGLQIPWQRVYEVQGHVYFSHRRHVALGGVECVQCHGPVGESTAPVTVAAVPVRMDRCVGCHTQKGVSIDCNACHR
- a CDS encoding molybdopterin-dependent oxidoreductase, which gives rise to MDTDEKNGIKVSRRGFLALSGAGAAGVAVSGCGPHKLAEFLELTESARRAPGGEERWVTSICGQCEGGCSIRVRTVGGRAVNITGNPFYPLNRNGLCPTGLAGLQTLYSPDRIRGPLKRVGNRGEGKWEPISWEEAIQTVAQQLREIRERGEPHSVVFLSGDGNGLMDTLVSRFCQAYGTPNDVRNTGAALETQALARFCTQGTRAPLTYDLDNTNCILSFGAPLLEASVSPVRMMRTYGHLRQDRPGPKAKIIQIESRFSATAAKADEWVPIQPGTEGALALGIAYILIREGLYDKRFVDNHAFGFEDWKDADGTAHQGFRNLVLREHNLDEVSRLTTVPVSTILRIAKEFATHKPAIALGEMTSTNAAYSLMAVHALNALVGSIDVSGGVVFPPEAPLKELPTVQRDDVAKRGLTQPRLDGAASRAFPLAHHVATAMAGPLAAEKPYKANALFLYQANPLFSSPQPASFARAFEKIPFIVSFSPFLDESSTQADLILPDHTYLEKWQDMPAPPVVPYPLFGLRQPAVTPLYNTMHTGDALIQIAKQVGGPVADAFPWADFLTVLQYRVTGLFEAKRGGIVEPFTDKSWTALLEDRGWWSSSYHSFDEFWAQLQDKGGWWDPAYSFGEWARIFPTPSGKFEFYSLTLKQSLTALAETGKHDIEGALKDLKLTARGDALCLPHFESPRFAGADAQYPFHLNIMRLLPLAGEHNANQPFLQEILGPQLGMRWDSWLEINPETARRLGVDDGDDVWVESPVGKLKLQARLNPGAMPDVVNMPANLGHTASGRWAEGIGVNPLQLTAPEYDYLAGLSAPGATRVKVYKA